The genomic DNA AATACGATTTTTGCTTGAATTTAGGTGGGTTTGCAAATATTTCTACTGAATTTAATAATAAAAGAATTGCTTATGATGTGTGCCCTGTGAACATTGTTTTAAACCACTATACCAAATTAATTGGGTTAGATTATGATGATGGTGGTAAAATAGCCGAAACGGGAGTTATGAATAATGAGTTATTAAACAAGTTAAATGCACTTTCTTTTTATAAAGAAGATTATCCAAAATCTTTGGGTTTAGAATGGGTTAATAAAAACATTTTACCTCTAATTGATACTTTTCAATTGGAAACAAAAGACATTCTAAAAACATTTATAGAACACATATCTATCCAAATAGCAAAAGAAATAAACAAAAAGAAACAAGGTTCTGTATTTATTACTGGTGGTGGTGTTTACAATAATTACTTAATAGAAAGACTAAAACAGTATTCGCAGCATAACATTATCATACCTTCAAATACGGTTGTGGAATTTAAAGAAGCACTGATTTTCGGGCTTTTAGGTGTGCTCAAGTTAAGAGATGAAGTTAATTGCTTACAAAGTGTTACCGGTTCTTCAAAAAATCATAGTTCGGGCAAAATATATCTACCTTAAAAATAATGAAAAATTAATCCTAAAGGATTTTTGTTTTTTATATTTGTTACAATAATAATTTAAATCATTTTTATCATGAATCAGCTTTAGCTACGCTTAATAAACCCCTCTGGAAAAAAATAGATGTAAGCTAAAAATGAATCAACTTAAAAATAGAAATGAAAGCATTATTAAAAAAGTACGAAAATAAAGAACCAGAAATTGTATTTAATTGGAAAGATCCAGAAACATATGCCGAAGGCTGGACTGTTATAAATTCATTACGTGGAGGAGCTGCTGGAGGCGGAACACGTATGCGAAATGGTTTGGATATGAATGAAGTTTTATCCTTAGCCAAAACCATGGAAATTAAATTTACAGTTTCCGGACCAGCCATTGGAGGTGCAAAATCAGGGATAAATTTCGATCCTAAAGACCCTAGAAAAAAAGGGGTATTGGAACGTTGGTATGCTGCTGTTTCTCCATTGTTAAAAAGTTATTATGGTACTGGAGGAGATTTGAATGTAGACGAAATACATGAAGTTATTCCAATTACAGAAGAAAGCGGTGTTTGGCATCCTCAAGAAGGTGTGTTTAATGGGCATTTTAAACCAACCGAAGCAGATAAGATAAATAGAATAGGACAGTTGAGACATGGTGTTATTAAAGTCATAGAAAGTCCTGAATATTCCCCCGATATTTTAAAAAAATATACAGTAGCAGATATGATTACTGGTTTTGGTGTTGCCGAAGCAGTTAAACAGTACTATGATATTTATGGCGGTTCTGTTAAAGGAAAACGCGCCGTAATTCAAGGTTTTGGTAATGTAGGTGCGGCAGCAGCTTTTTACTTGTCTCAAATGGGAGCTAAAGTTGTTGGGATTATAGATATTTCTGGAGGTTTAATTAATGAAGAAGGATTTACTTTCGAAGACATCACGAATCTATTTCTTGCAAAAAAAGGGAATACATTAGTTAGTAATGATTTGATTTCTTTTGAGGACGCTAATGAAAGAATTTGGTCAATAGAAACAGAAATTTTTGCACCCTGTGCAGCATCACGCTTAATTACACTTCATCAAATAGACCAAATGATTGATAGTGGTTTAGAAGTTATTTCTTGTGGGGCTAATGTGCCTTTTGCAGATAAGGAAATTTTTTTCGGACCTATTATGGAACATACCGATTATAGAGTAAGCTTAATCCCAGATTTTATTTCTAATTGTGGGATGGCTCGTGTCTTTGCCTATTTTATGGAGCGTAAAGTAGAGATGACAGATGAAGCGATATTTAATGATACGTCAAATATAATAAGAGAGGCACTACAGAAAGTGTATAATAAAAATAAACTAAAAACAGAGATCAGTGCAACAGCGTATGAAATTGCACTCAATCAATTAATATAATATTTTATTTATGGAAGCAGCAATTATTCTAGTATTTGTAATGGGCTATTTAGCTATTACTTTAGAACACAGTATTAAAATTGATAAACTTATACCAGCATTAGTGATGATGGCTATTTGTTGGGCATTAATTGCATTAGGTTTAGAAAGCTTCCCAGAATGGTTTGATTCATCAAAGCATGCTTTACTAGATGGTTTTGGATCGTTTTCTTCAGAAGAAAAGACACATCTAATGGAAGAGACCTTACTGCATCATTTAGGTAAGACATCAGAAATATTAGTGTTTCTTTTAGGTGCTATGACCATTGTTGAAATTATTGATTATTTTGATGGTTTTTCTACTATTAAGGATTTTATAAAGACTAAAAAGAAAACGAGGATTTTATGGATTTTCTCTATTCTAGCATTTATACTTTCCGCTATAATAGATAATCTTACGGCAACGATTGTACTTATTTCAATACTTCAAAAAATTGTTAAAGACAGAAACGTACGTATATGGTTTGCAGGTTTAATTATTATTGCAGCGAATGCCGGTGGTGCTTGGTCTCCTATTGGAGATGTAACAACAACGATGTTATGGATTGGTAAAAAAGTAACTACTGGTCACTTAATAGGTTATTTGTTTGTCCCTTCTCTTTTGTGTATGGCTGTGCCATCATTAATAGCATCATTTTTACCAGCATTTAAAGGTGATTTAGATATCGAAGAGGTCAAAGAGAAAAAAAAATCGAGGTTTAGTAGTACGATGCTTTATCTAGGTTTAGGCGCCATTGTATTTGTACCAATATTCAAAATGGTTACCCATTTGCCTCCATATGTTGGTATGATGTTATCGCTAGGTGTAGTTGCGATTTTTGCTGAAATATATAGCAGTTCTAAATTCAGTATGACAGAGTTTGACTCTGAAGAAAGTGATGCTCATGCACATCACAGCCCGGTTCATTATTCTTTATCAAAAATAGAATTACCAAGTATTTTATTCTTCTTAGGGATATTGATGGCAGTAGCTGCTTTAGAATCCTTAGGTATTTTGTTTGGCTTTGCATCATCATTACAAGAGTCCATGCCTCAATTAGGAACTGAAATACACCCTGGAGGTGTGTCAGATTTAGTTGTGCTATTATTAGGTGTAGGCTCTGCAGTAATAGATAATGTACCATTAGTGGCTGCCAGTTTAGGAATGTTCTCAGAGCCATTAGACCATGAATTATGGCATTTTATTGCCTTTTCAGCAGGGACAGGAGGGAGTATGTTAATTATAGGATCTGCAGCAGGTGTTGTAGCTATGGGAATGGAAAAAATAGATTTTTTCTGGTACTTAAAAAAGATATCATGGTTAGCTTTAATAGGCTTCCTTGTCGGTTCTTTGGCATTTATGGTAACCAGAACGTTGTTTTAATAAATAAGGGTTTTCTGAAATTATCATTTTTGTGACATCGAAAACTCACAAACACTCGTAAATAACTAGGAATAAGTAAAGCAGGAACACTGCTGAAAGGTATTTTTATATACTTTAGTAGAAAAAGTAACGTTATACATTTGCAATAAATTTAAATTATATGCTTAACACATTATTACAAACCACGCAAGAGGGAGCGGAAGTACTTACGGATGAAGAGTCAGTTGAAAAAACGCTTTCAATTATTGAATTAATAAGTAGCGGAGGTACCGCAGGACAATTTATAATAGGAGTACTTTTTATATTGCTTGTTGGAGCCATTTATATTTATTTTGAACGCATTTTTGCTATTAAAGCAGCCTCTCAAGTAGATTCAAATTTTATGAATCAAATTAAAGACCATGTTAGTAATGGGAAAATTGATTCGGCTCAAATGTTATGTGCTCAGGTTAATTCTCCAGTCTCAAGATTAATAGGTAAAGGAATTTCAAGAATAGGAAAACCACTTGCCGATATTAATACAGCTATTGAAAATGCTGGGCGTTTAGAGATTTATGGTTTAGAAAAAAATGTGAGTATTTTGGCTACGATCTCAGGAGCCGGTCCTATGATTGGGTTTCTTGGAACAGTTATTGGTATGATATTAGCAATATTTGAACTTGCCAACGCAGGGGGAACTATACAAATGGATGTTTTAGCAAGTGGGTTGTATACAGCCATGACAACAACTGTAGCAGGGTTAATTGTAGGTATTGTTGCTTATATAGCGTATAATCACTTGGTAGTAAAAACAGATAAAGTAGTTTATCAAATGGAAGCTAATTCTTTAGAATTCTTAGATCACTTAAACGAACCTACATAGTATGAATTTTAGAGGAAGAAATAAAGTAACGCCAGAATTCAATATGTCTTCAATGACAGATATTGTATTCTTGCTTCTCATATTTTTTATGATAGCTTCCACGTTAGTAACAACTAATGCTATTGATATTGTGTTGCCAAAAGCAAGTGGGAAGACCGAGAATAAGAAATCTGTAGCTGTAAGTATAAAAAAGGATTTAACTTATTATATAGACCAGAAGCGAGTTGGAGAAAGTGTTTTAGAAAATGAATTACTAGCAGCATTATCTTCAAAAGACAAGCCGACGATTGTTTTAAGAGCTGAGAAATCGGTTCCTGTAGAAAATGTGGTTAAGGTTATGGATATAGCCAATAGAAATAAGTTTAAAGTTATATTAGCGGTTAAGCCTAAATAAATACGTTTATTTAATGAAGACATACTTCAAAACCAAACATGAAAAAAATTCAGCAAAATTAACAACATTAATTGCTGTTATTTTGCTGTTATTATTGTTTGTGGTAGGAACACCTTATATGGATCCACCGGAGGAGTATGGCGTTGCTGTAAATTTTGGAAATACAAATTTTGGCAAAGGGAAAGTGCAGCCTTTAAAGCCTGTTAAATCGGAACCTCGAAAAATAGAACAACCACATCAACCGGATGTTTCTAAAGCGGAGCCTACAAAAACAAAAGCTTCTGAAACAAAAGAAGAGGTCTTAACACAAGATAATGATGAGTCTATAGCTATTAAAAAACAAAAAGAAGCAGAGACAAAAGCGAAAGCCGTTGCAGATGCCAAAGCTAAAGCCGATGCTATTGCAGAAGCTAAAGCAAAGGCCGAAGCAGAGAGGATTGCAAAAGCAAAGCGGGAACAAGAAGAGAAAAAAAGAAAGTTAGATGCTTTAATAGGGGGTGTCAGTAAATCTGAAGGAAGTGAGACTGGCAGTGAAGGCAACGATAATAGAGCAGGAGATAAAGGCCAGTTAGATGGTAATCCTTACGCACCAAGTTATTTTGGAGGACGAGGAACCGGTAGTGGGGGTGTTGGTTATGGTTTAAATGGACGAGGTACGGCGTCATATAAAAAACTTAAACAAGACTGTAATGAGTCTGGGCTTGTTATAGTTAAGATTATTGTTAATCAAAGTGGAAATGTTATTCAAGCGGTTCCAGGGGTTAAAGGCACTACTAACACAGCACCATGTTTATTAGAACCTGCAAAAAAAATAGCATTATCCCATAAGTGGCGATCAGATTCTAAGGCACCAGCAAAACAGATCGGTTTTGTGAAAGTAAACTTCAAACTAGGTCAGTAGCAAATGACGTATCAAGATACACTTGATTGGATGTTTTCTCAATTACCAATGTATCAACGGCAAGGTAAAGCCGCATTCAAAGAAGATTTATCGAATACTTTAATATTAGCTGATTATTTAAATAATCCAGAGCGGTGTTTTAAATCTATTCACGTTGCGGGGACCAATGGAAAAGGTTCTACAAGTCATATGTTAGCATCCGTTTTACAGGAAGCAGGTTATAAAGTTGGCTTGTACACATCGCCACATTTAAAAGACTTTCGAGAGCGTATTAGAATTAATGGTAACGTTGTAAGTAAACAATTTGTAACGGGTTTTATAAAGCGAAATAAAGTATTCTTTGAGGTGAATTCTTTATCGTTTTTTGAAATGACCGTAGGCATGGCTTTTGAATATTTTTCAAGAGAAAAAGTTGATATTGCCGTTATAGAAGTTGGTTTAGGTGGTCGTTTAGACTCCACAAATATTATAATTCCAGAAGTTTCAGTAATTACTAATATAGGATTAGATCATACACAGTTTTTAGGAAATACGCTCGAAGCGATCGCATTTGAAAAAGGAGGTATCATAAAGCGTAATATACCTGTTGTAATTGGAGAAACTCAAGAGGAAACAGCTTCCGCTTTTAAAGGTCTGGCATGTAAGAACAATGCTAAGATTGTATTTGCAGACCAAGAGATTATTAAAGTATATGATACCGACCTATTGGGGATGTATCAATCTAAAAATGTTAAAACGGTTATTCAAGCTATTAAAGAATTAAGAATTAAAGGGTTTAAAGTCTCTGAACAATGCTTAAAAGAGGGGTTGCTTAATACCGTTAATAATACTGGGCTATTAGGTAGATGGCAAGTAATAAATGAAACTCCCAAGGTTGTTTGCGATACAGGACATAATAGAGAAGGCTTGAGTTATGTTATGAATCAAATACATAATGAGAATTATAAGACTCTACATATCATTATAGGAGTTGTTAATGATAAAGATTTAAGTACTATTATGGACTTATTTCCTAAAAAAGCTATTTATTATTTTTGTAAACCTAATATTCCACGAGGTTTAAATGTAAATGTATTAAAACGCCTTTTTTCTAAGTATAGATTGATAGGAGAAGTTTACAGTTCTGTTAATGAGGCATATAAAAATGCTCTTAAAAACTCTAATAAAGATGATTTTGTGTTTATTGGAGGTAGCACGTTTGTTGTAGCAGAAATAATTTAAATTTTTATTGAAAAAGTTTTTGCAGTTTTAAAAACTCCTTTATATTTGCAGTCCAATTACGAGGGCGCGTAGCTCAGTTGGTTCAGAGCACTTGGTTTACACCCAAGGGGTCAGGGGTTCGAATCCCTTCGCGCCCACAAAATCCTAAAGCATTTGTTTTAGGATTTTTTTTGTTTTAAAAATAATGAGACTGCCTTTTCAGACAGCCTCATTTTGACTATTTTCCCTCAATAAAATAATAGTCGATTTTGATTGCTCACAATCAAATGATTAGTTATTCTTATATAGCATCATTTACCAAAATTCAATGAATACGCCATTAGCTGTGTTTTTAAGTGTTACACTAACAGGAATTTCTTCGCAAAGTTTTGCTAATTGAATAATTTGATGTCTAACCATAGGTTCCTCAACAATTGTTATTAAACCATCGAAGTTTCCTTTTTGAGTTTCGGTTTTAAAGATCTCCTTAAGGCCCTCTTCAATTCTTTTGTGGTATTTTTTGTTTACAGCCATTTTGTAGACAAGGTTTTTAATTTAAGTGTAGATGATTATAGATATTTGGTATATAAGCTATGACTTATAAGCAATACATATCAGAGTTGATAATGTTTTTCCCTATGTATCGCTTTTTAGATTTTTTTTTAAACGGTTAGACATGGCTTTGTACTCTTTGGCGACTTCAATAATGGCATTAAAGACTAATATGTTTTTAGAAATTCCTGCTTTAGTATTTCTAACTGTTTGCGAATCAACTATGATTTCATTCGTGTTTAACTTGTCCATAACCTTGCTAGTATATTCTTTTGGAAGATGATTTACTAACAAATCTTTGAGCGTTTCTTGTTCTTTGTGTATGTCTATGTTATATAATGCGTATAATTTGTTTAAATTTGTCATAGCTTGTGTATATTTGTACAATGTTGAGTGAATTTACATACAAAAATATATAAATAATTAAATAAACAAAAAATATTTTACTCATTAGTATAATTTATAATTATTCTAAATATGGTATTTGAAGAAAAATTGAAGCAATTAATTAAGAGTAAGTACGTTAAATTGAGTGATTTAGCTGAAAAATTTGGTATGAATTATTCTCAGTTATCACAATACGTCAATGGAAAAAAAGTATCCATTGATTTCTTAAATAAAATAATTCAAGAGTTTCCAGAAGCAGATCTTAATTGGTTATTAAGAAATGATGATATTTTGAATGAAAGTAGACCTCCCTACAAAGTACCATTGACTAATAATCAAATTATAGATAAAATAGAAGTGTTGTTAGCAGACTTGAAAGGCCAAATAGAAGAAGAAAAATAATATCTCTTTATTTGTGGGATTAGTCTTATGTATATTTCTTTTAAATAAACTCTAAAACCCTTTCTAAAGCCATTCCTCTAGAGCCTTTTATAAGTATTGAAACATTTTTTATTTTTGAATCATTAAGCCAGTTTTCTTTAAAGTCTTCAAAAGATATAAATTGTCTGGCTTTGTCCGATTTTATTTCCGTCTTAAAAAAGTTTTCACCAATAAGAAGGATTTGATCTATGTTTAAAGAGGTTGCTAAATCAGCTATGCTTTGATGCTCGTTTTTAGCTTCTTTTCCAAGTTCGAACATATCTCCAATAAGTGCTATTTTTTTTGAATTTGGTTGTTTTTCAAAATTTAATAAAGCCGCTCGCATACTTGTTGGATTAGCATTGTAAGCATCTAAAATAATATGGTTAGTCTCTTTTTGTATAATTTGTGACCGGTTATTAGCAGGTGTGTAATTCTCAATGGCAGTTTTTATATCATTGTCTTCAACTTTAAAGTAATTGCCTATAGCAATGGCTGCAGCAATATTGTTAAAGTTATAATCACCAATTAGCTGACTCTCTATTTCTAATTCATTGTACTTTGATTTTACAAAAGGGAGGGCTTCGATGAAATCAATATGGATATCAAAACCATGATTTTTTTTACCAAAAACAAACGTATTTGCATTTTTTGTTTTTTTTGTTTGGATAGTGTCATTACCGTTTACAAAAACGGTTTTATGGTTATTAATTAGAAAATCATACATTTCACTTTTTCCTTTAATAACACCTTCCACACCTCCAAAACCTTCTAAGTGTGCCTTGCCAAAATTGGTTATATAACCATAGTCTGGCTTGGCTATACTGCAAAGAAATGCGATTTCTTTTTGATGATTAGCGCCCATTTCTACAATCCCAATTTCAGTATTGTTCGTCATAGATAGCAAGGTTAAAGGAACTCCAATATGATTGTTTAAGTTACCAATTGTAGCCGTGGTTTTATATTTTTGAGATAGTGTAGCATTAATTAATTCTTTGGTTGTTGTTTTACCATTACTACCTGTGAGTGCTATTATAGGTATCTTTAAATACGATCTATGATAAGAAGCTAATTTTTGTAATGTTTCTAGAACATTTTTAACCAAAATAGTTTTAGAACTTGTGTTAAATAGTACATCATCAATAATGGCATATTTTGCACCATTTTTTAAAGCTAATT from Flavivirga abyssicola includes the following:
- a CDS encoding anhydro-N-acetylmuramic acid kinase, translated to MIKNKYNVIGVMSGTSLDGVDVIYSQFEIDNNVWRFKIIHSKTICYNSNWEEILRNLVSYNDTKLQQIDDDYTNYLAGIIKDFINENNIKNIDAICSHGHTALHQPDNGITYQIGNKPTMATLLNERVVCDFRVQDVEFGGQGAPLVPIGDKLLFSEYDFCLNLGGFANISTEFNNKRIAYDVCPVNIVLNHYTKLIGLDYDDGGKIAETGVMNNELLNKLNALSFYKEDYPKSLGLEWVNKNILPLIDTFQLETKDILKTFIEHISIQIAKEINKKKQGSVFITGGGVYNNYLIERLKQYSQHNIIIPSNTVVEFKEALIFGLLGVLKLRDEVNCLQSVTGSSKNHSSGKIYLP
- a CDS encoding Glu/Leu/Phe/Val dehydrogenase dimerization domain-containing protein; the protein is MKALLKKYENKEPEIVFNWKDPETYAEGWTVINSLRGGAAGGGTRMRNGLDMNEVLSLAKTMEIKFTVSGPAIGGAKSGINFDPKDPRKKGVLERWYAAVSPLLKSYYGTGGDLNVDEIHEVIPITEESGVWHPQEGVFNGHFKPTEADKINRIGQLRHGVIKVIESPEYSPDILKKYTVADMITGFGVAEAVKQYYDIYGGSVKGKRAVIQGFGNVGAAAAFYLSQMGAKVVGIIDISGGLINEEGFTFEDITNLFLAKKGNTLVSNDLISFEDANERIWSIETEIFAPCAASRLITLHQIDQMIDSGLEVISCGANVPFADKEIFFGPIMEHTDYRVSLIPDFISNCGMARVFAYFMERKVEMTDEAIFNDTSNIIREALQKVYNKNKLKTEISATAYEIALNQLI
- the nhaD gene encoding sodium:proton antiporter NhaD, with protein sequence MEAAIILVFVMGYLAITLEHSIKIDKLIPALVMMAICWALIALGLESFPEWFDSSKHALLDGFGSFSSEEKTHLMEETLLHHLGKTSEILVFLLGAMTIVEIIDYFDGFSTIKDFIKTKKKTRILWIFSILAFILSAIIDNLTATIVLISILQKIVKDRNVRIWFAGLIIIAANAGGAWSPIGDVTTTMLWIGKKVTTGHLIGYLFVPSLLCMAVPSLIASFLPAFKGDLDIEEVKEKKKSRFSSTMLYLGLGAIVFVPIFKMVTHLPPYVGMMLSLGVVAIFAEIYSSSKFSMTEFDSEESDAHAHHSPVHYSLSKIELPSILFFLGILMAVAALESLGILFGFASSLQESMPQLGTEIHPGGVSDLVVLLLGVGSAVIDNVPLVAASLGMFSEPLDHELWHFIAFSAGTGGSMLIIGSAAGVVAMGMEKIDFFWYLKKISWLALIGFLVGSLAFMVTRTLF
- a CDS encoding MotA/TolQ/ExbB proton channel family protein; the protein is MLNTLLQTTQEGAEVLTDEESVEKTLSIIELISSGGTAGQFIIGVLFILLVGAIYIYFERIFAIKAASQVDSNFMNQIKDHVSNGKIDSAQMLCAQVNSPVSRLIGKGISRIGKPLADINTAIENAGRLEIYGLEKNVSILATISGAGPMIGFLGTVIGMILAIFELANAGGTIQMDVLASGLYTAMTTTVAGLIVGIVAYIAYNHLVVKTDKVVYQMEANSLEFLDHLNEPT
- a CDS encoding ExbD/TolR family protein, with protein sequence MNFRGRNKVTPEFNMSSMTDIVFLLLIFFMIASTLVTTNAIDIVLPKASGKTENKKSVAVSIKKDLTYYIDQKRVGESVLENELLAALSSKDKPTIVLRAEKSVPVENVVKVMDIANRNKFKVILAVKPK
- a CDS encoding energy transducer TonB is translated as MKTYFKTKHEKNSAKLTTLIAVILLLLLFVVGTPYMDPPEEYGVAVNFGNTNFGKGKVQPLKPVKSEPRKIEQPHQPDVSKAEPTKTKASETKEEVLTQDNDESIAIKKQKEAETKAKAVADAKAKADAIAEAKAKAEAERIAKAKREQEEKKRKLDALIGGVSKSEGSETGSEGNDNRAGDKGQLDGNPYAPSYFGGRGTGSGGVGYGLNGRGTASYKKLKQDCNESGLVIVKIIVNQSGNVIQAVPGVKGTTNTAPCLLEPAKKIALSHKWRSDSKAPAKQIGFVKVNFKLGQ
- a CDS encoding bifunctional folylpolyglutamate synthase/dihydrofolate synthase, which gives rise to MTYQDTLDWMFSQLPMYQRQGKAAFKEDLSNTLILADYLNNPERCFKSIHVAGTNGKGSTSHMLASVLQEAGYKVGLYTSPHLKDFRERIRINGNVVSKQFVTGFIKRNKVFFEVNSLSFFEMTVGMAFEYFSREKVDIAVIEVGLGGRLDSTNIIIPEVSVITNIGLDHTQFLGNTLEAIAFEKGGIIKRNIPVVIGETQEETASAFKGLACKNNAKIVFADQEIIKVYDTDLLGMYQSKNVKTVIQAIKELRIKGFKVSEQCLKEGLLNTVNNTGLLGRWQVINETPKVVCDTGHNREGLSYVMNQIHNENYKTLHIIIGVVNDKDLSTIMDLFPKKAIYYFCKPNIPRGLNVNVLKRLFSKYRLIGEVYSSVNEAYKNALKNSNKDDFVFIGGSTFVVAEII
- a CDS encoding helix-turn-helix domain-containing protein; this translates as MVFEEKLKQLIKSKYVKLSDLAEKFGMNYSQLSQYVNGKKVSIDFLNKIIQEFPEADLNWLLRNDDILNESRPPYKVPLTNNQIIDKIEVLLADLKGQIEEEK
- a CDS encoding UDP-N-acetylmuramoyl-tripeptide--D-alanyl-D-alanine ligase; the encoded protein is MKIEQLHELFLQCSTACTDTRKIKKNDLFFALKGENFNGNEYAELALKNGAKYAIIDDVLFNTSSKTILVKNVLETLQKLASYHRSYLKIPIIALTGSNGKTTTKELINATLSQKYKTTATIGNLNNHIGVPLTLLSMTNNTEIGIVEMGANHQKEIAFLCSIAKPDYGYITNFGKAHLEGFGGVEGVIKGKSEMYDFLINNHKTVFVNGNDTIQTKKTKNANTFVFGKKNHGFDIHIDFIEALPFVKSKYNELEIESQLIGDYNFNNIAAAIAIGNYFKVEDNDIKTAIENYTPANNRSQIIQKETNHIILDAYNANPTSMRAALLNFEKQPNSKKIALIGDMFELGKEAKNEHQSIADLATSLNIDQILLIGENFFKTEIKSDKARQFISFEDFKENWLNDSKIKNVSILIKGSRGMALERVLEFI